In Desulfomonile tiedjei DSM 6799, a genomic segment contains:
- a CDS encoding TIGR04282 family arsenosugar biosynthesis glycosyltransferase, with translation MLQRIIVFARYPEPGKTKTRLIPAIGPEKAAALQRFLAEHVLSVIKTWGARRSVSVEVRYEGTDETCMTEWLGSGFVYNVQRGADIGEKMHNAFEDAFNEQFDRVVIVGTDLPFLDSEILESALNLLITHDLVLGPANDGGYYLVGLKAPEPELFRNVAWGTDLVLDQTVHAASSLGMTPGFVRALDDVDRPEDLQKLKSLSEFVRNPAFQGLL, from the coding sequence ATGCTTCAGAGAATTATCGTTTTCGCCCGCTATCCCGAGCCCGGTAAAACAAAGACTCGCTTGATTCCAGCTATCGGACCGGAAAAAGCTGCAGCTCTGCAACGATTTCTCGCGGAGCACGTATTATCGGTGATTAAGACATGGGGTGCTCGGCGGTCCGTTTCCGTCGAGGTCCGCTATGAAGGGACGGATGAGACCTGCATGACGGAATGGTTAGGCTCCGGATTCGTGTACAACGTACAGCGAGGAGCCGACATCGGTGAAAAAATGCATAATGCCTTTGAAGATGCATTCAATGAACAATTCGATCGTGTCGTCATTGTCGGCACCGATCTCCCTTTCCTCGATTCGGAAATCCTGGAATCGGCTCTTAACCTTTTGATTACACATGATTTGGTTCTTGGCCCGGCCAATGATGGTGGTTACTACCTAGTGGGTCTCAAAGCACCTGAGCCGGAGCTGTTCCGGAATGTAGCCTGGGGAACCGATCTGGTGCTCGATCAGACGGTGCATGCCGCTTCATCTCTTGGTATGACTCCCGGGTTTGTGCGGGCTCTCGATGACGTGGATCGACCGGAAGACCTGCAAAAATTAAAGTCTCTCTCCGAATTCGTGAGGAACCCTGCGTTTCAGGGTCTGTTGTGA
- a CDS encoding TIGR04283 family arsenosugar biosynthesis glycosyltransferase, with protein MIIPTLNEAEYLPRTLERLANKEDLDIIVADGGSTDGTREIARSFTVTFMECPKGRALQMNSAVRSASGTVLLFLHADTLLPDNWEKEVCNVLSHNTVCGGAFSLRIRGNGIGLRIVEALADFRSKAFSLPYGDQAIFVKREIFDDLGGFAEIPIMEDFEFMRRLRMRGKIRILPDSVITSGRRWEKLGVLQTTMINQMMIMGYYLGVAPESLEKFYRKPR; from the coding sequence GTGATAATTCCCACCTTGAACGAAGCGGAATATCTGCCGCGTACCCTGGAAAGACTCGCCAATAAGGAGGATCTCGACATCATTGTCGCTGACGGGGGAAGCACCGATGGAACCAGAGAAATTGCTCGGAGTTTTACGGTGACTTTCATGGAATGTCCGAAGGGCAGGGCGCTCCAAATGAACAGTGCTGTACGATCTGCTTCGGGAACTGTCTTGCTCTTTCTTCACGCTGATACTCTTTTGCCCGACAATTGGGAAAAGGAAGTCTGTAACGTTCTTTCCCACAATACCGTCTGTGGAGGTGCATTTTCGCTGAGAATCCGGGGAAACGGCATAGGTTTACGCATAGTAGAGGCTCTTGCCGATTTCCGATCTAAAGCTTTTTCTCTTCCGTACGGCGATCAGGCGATTTTCGTAAAGAGAGAGATCTTTGACGATTTGGGAGGCTTCGCTGAAATACCCATCATGGAGGATTTCGAGTTCATGCGCCGATTGCGCATGAGAGGGAAAATTCGTATTCTGCCGGACAGTGTTATTACGTCGGGTCGTCGTTGGGAGAAACTCGGGGTACTGCAGACTACCATGATCAACCAGATGATGATTATGGGGTATTACCTGGGAGTGGCTCCGGAGAGCCTCGAGAAATTCTATCGGAAGCCTCGATAA
- a CDS encoding NAD-dependent epimerase/dehydratase family protein: MRFLVTGGTGFIGSHMVEFLAGRGHEVVCPVRDVTKLRHLKGLPARIVLFSELEKEVGSSDGIDHVIHLAGATRAKDLAAYRSANVERTRDLLMMFSSGLCRDRIKKFVLVGSQAAAGPSLDGITPTRESDVPRPVSDYGRSKLEAEQLVLQFQDVLPVSVIRPPTVFGPRDADVLDVFRLAKYRIAPCLAGPDRYVSIVYVEDLVEGIYAACVSPRSCSNVYFICNAEPVIWKRFAVDVARICGYSAVSFPVPLLLMKVVAAAGDLRSKLTGSVPLLRSEKLDEMQQTAWICSPEKAYSELGWQPRTSLDKAIEKTAIWYAENGWI, translated from the coding sequence ATGAGATTCCTGGTCACAGGAGGAACCGGATTCATCGGCAGCCACATGGTGGAATTTCTGGCCGGCCGCGGTCACGAGGTGGTGTGTCCGGTTCGAGATGTCACAAAACTGCGGCATTTGAAGGGTCTTCCCGCACGAATAGTCCTCTTCAGTGAACTTGAAAAGGAAGTTGGAAGCAGTGACGGAATTGATCATGTGATACATCTAGCAGGCGCAACCAGGGCCAAAGATTTGGCTGCTTACCGATCGGCGAACGTGGAACGCACACGGGACCTCTTGATGATGTTTTCCAGTGGGTTGTGCAGGGATCGTATCAAAAAGTTCGTGCTCGTGGGATCACAGGCAGCCGCAGGCCCATCCTTGGATGGGATCACACCGACACGGGAATCCGACGTTCCCCGTCCGGTGTCTGATTATGGCCGTTCCAAGCTGGAAGCCGAGCAGTTAGTGCTGCAATTTCAGGACGTATTACCGGTTTCTGTTATCAGGCCTCCCACAGTGTTTGGCCCCAGAGATGCAGATGTCTTGGACGTATTCAGGTTGGCCAAGTACAGGATTGCGCCGTGTCTTGCCGGGCCTGACCGCTATGTGAGCATCGTATACGTAGAGGATCTGGTGGAAGGTATTTACGCTGCCTGCGTATCGCCTCGGTCCTGCTCAAATGTCTATTTCATCTGTAATGCGGAACCGGTTATCTGGAAACGCTTCGCAGTGGATGTTGCGCGAATATGCGGATATTCTGCCGTTTCTTTTCCGGTGCCGTTGCTCCTCATGAAGGTAGTGGCTGCTGCAGGAGATCTGAGAAGCAAACTTACCGGTTCCGTGCCGCTGCTCAGATCGGAAAAACTTGACGAAATGCAGCAGACAGCATGGATCTGTTCACCGGAAAAAGCATACTCGGAACTCGGCTGGCAACCGAGGACTTCTCTCGACAAAGCAATCGAGAAAACTGCCATATGGTATGCCGAGAACGGTTGGATATGA
- a CDS encoding LutB/LldF family L-lactate oxidation iron-sulfur protein: MSGKSRLHFRENTAEAVRDRQLRGAIKTSTDTFTTKRAIGVASVPMDEWRDRASKIRLEVLDHLSDYVDLFVRNAEAAGATVHRAHDAQAARDIVHGILRDHKVKNIVKAKSMVTEEIHLNPYLEQRGMRVVETDLGEYIVQLAGETPSHILAPAIHKDRFQIGRLFAEKLKVQYSDDPTVLTKIARAALREEFLRADAGITGANFALAKSGSICMFTNEGNGRMVTTLPPLNISVFTLEKIIPSFADLPTFIRLLPRSATGQGLSSYLSVITGTRKEGENTGAREHHLVLLDNGRTQINQSEYREILKCIRCSACLNVCPVYRVIGGHAYGSVYPGPMGIILTVLLEGMENSYPLLDGTTLCGACNEVCPVRVPLRDILYKLRERRVREGFTPQEEQVAMKAYGLAVRSPALFSLGQAAARVSWPLIQRFVKGAVQRLPKPAIRTFRSKMNP, encoded by the coding sequence ATGAGCGGCAAATCACGTTTACATTTTCGGGAAAACACCGCAGAAGCGGTACGCGATAGACAACTCCGAGGAGCCATAAAGACCTCCACCGATACGTTCACGACGAAACGTGCGATCGGTGTTGCCTCGGTTCCTATGGACGAATGGCGCGATCGGGCATCGAAAATCCGCTTGGAAGTGCTGGATCATCTCAGTGATTATGTGGATTTGTTCGTGAGAAATGCGGAAGCTGCAGGTGCAACGGTCCATCGTGCTCATGACGCCCAGGCCGCTAGGGACATCGTGCACGGAATACTCCGAGACCACAAGGTCAAGAATATTGTCAAAGCAAAGTCCATGGTCACAGAGGAGATTCATCTCAATCCGTATCTCGAACAGCGGGGAATGCGAGTTGTCGAGACCGATTTGGGCGAGTACATCGTACAATTGGCAGGGGAGACTCCATCTCATATACTGGCTCCAGCCATTCACAAGGATCGATTCCAGATTGGACGATTATTCGCTGAAAAGCTCAAGGTCCAATATTCGGACGATCCCACCGTCCTGACGAAGATTGCACGAGCCGCTCTCAGGGAAGAGTTTCTCCGAGCAGACGCGGGCATTACCGGCGCCAATTTCGCGCTGGCGAAATCCGGCAGCATCTGCATGTTCACGAATGAAGGTAACGGCCGGATGGTTACGACGTTGCCTCCGCTCAATATATCGGTATTCACTCTGGAAAAGATCATCCCTTCCTTCGCGGATCTTCCGACCTTCATTAGGCTGCTTCCTCGCTCGGCTACGGGCCAGGGGCTTTCGAGCTACTTGTCGGTGATTACGGGTACGAGAAAAGAAGGAGAAAACACCGGAGCCCGGGAGCATCATCTTGTGCTCCTCGATAACGGTCGCACTCAGATCAATCAGAGCGAATATCGTGAAATCCTGAAATGCATCAGATGCAGCGCTTGTTTGAATGTATGTCCTGTGTACAGGGTCATTGGAGGTCATGCATACGGTTCGGTATATCCCGGACCTATGGGGATAATTCTGACAGTGCTGCTGGAAGGAATGGAAAACTCATACCCGCTGCTCGACGGAACGACTTTGTGTGGGGCATGCAATGAAGTCTGCCCCGTGCGAGTACCGCTTCGGGACATACTCTACAAGCTGAGGGAACGCCGTGTTCGCGAAGGATTTACACCGCAGGAAGAGCAAGTGGCCATGAAAGCGTACGGCCTTGCGGTGAGAAGTCCTGCACTCTTTTCACTCGGGCAAGCTGCGGCCCGGGTTTCGTGGCCTTTGATCCAACGCTTTGTCAAAGGAGCTGTCCAGCGGCTGCCCAAACCGGCAATTCGGACGTTTCGAAGTAAGATGAATCCGTAG
- a CDS encoding (Fe-S)-binding protein, translating into MRVQLFGTCLVDTFFPEAGEAVVKLLRHFGVEIVFPRGQTCCGKPPNSAGYVEESRHAARRFLSVFKADDPIVIPSGSCASMVKTHYPALFENEPEMKAKAQKVAARTYELSQFLVHVLKVHEAGLEASGRITYHASCQLTRELGVKEEPLLLLESLRGAEFVHLPHADRCCGFGGTFMGKLPEVSLAVAEEKAQNIIDTKADVVTGCDMGCLMNIKDALTRAGSEVKVKHLAQVLAEGL; encoded by the coding sequence ATGAGAGTTCAATTATTCGGTACATGCCTCGTTGACACTTTCTTCCCTGAGGCTGGTGAGGCAGTCGTAAAACTCTTGCGACATTTTGGAGTCGAAATCGTCTTTCCGAGAGGCCAAACCTGCTGCGGAAAACCTCCCAACAGCGCAGGATACGTAGAGGAGAGCAGGCACGCGGCACGTCGTTTTCTTTCCGTGTTCAAGGCTGACGATCCGATAGTGATACCTTCGGGATCATGTGCTTCGATGGTCAAAACGCACTATCCGGCTCTTTTCGAGAATGAACCCGAGATGAAAGCAAAAGCCCAGAAAGTGGCGGCAAGAACTTATGAGCTCAGCCAGTTTCTGGTTCACGTGCTGAAGGTTCACGAAGCAGGATTGGAAGCCTCGGGCCGGATAACCTATCACGCGTCTTGCCAGCTAACCCGCGAATTGGGAGTAAAAGAGGAGCCGCTGCTTCTTCTGGAATCATTACGCGGAGCGGAATTCGTCCATCTCCCACACGCCGACCGATGCTGCGGTTTCGGCGGTACTTTCATGGGCAAATTACCCGAGGTCTCTTTGGCGGTTGCAGAAGAGAAAGCGCAGAACATTATCGATACGAAAGCTGATGTCGTGACCGGGTGCGACATGGGATGCCTCATGAATATCAAGGATGCACTCACGAGAGCCGGTAGCGAGGTCAAAGTGAAGCACCTTGCACAAGTGCTTGCGGAGGGTTTATGA
- a CDS encoding HIT family protein: MRSDKNCIFCRIVAGEIPSTKVFEDDSVLAFMDISPLTPGHLLVVPKEHFETIADMDPQLFGRLASTVCILAKATNRSLKPDGLNILQLNGKAGNQVVPHVHMHLVPRWNEDGLTICAWEPVPGDKNEISQNASKIKDALQ, translated from the coding sequence ATGAGATCCGACAAGAACTGTATTTTTTGCAGGATTGTTGCCGGCGAGATTCCCAGCACAAAAGTTTTCGAAGACGATTCCGTTCTAGCGTTCATGGACATAAGTCCTTTGACCCCTGGGCATCTTTTGGTCGTTCCCAAAGAGCATTTTGAAACCATAGCCGATATGGACCCCCAGCTCTTTGGAAGGCTGGCATCGACCGTATGCATACTTGCTAAGGCTACCAACCGAAGTCTCAAACCGGACGGTTTGAACATCCTGCAACTGAACGGTAAAGCCGGCAATCAGGTGGTTCCACATGTTCACATGCATCTTGTGCCTCGATGGAATGAGGACGGGCTGACGATCTGTGCGTGGGAACCGGTTCCGGGAGACAAGAACGAGATTTCCCAAAACGCGTCCAAAATTAAAGACGCTCTGCAATAA
- the cysK gene encoding cysteine synthase A has translation MTAYFSDSIEAVGRTPLVRLNKIVDHARALVLAKMEARNPAFSVKDRIGVSMIKAGEAQGLIHEGIEIIEPTSGNTGIALAYVCALRGYPLTLTMPETMSLERRKILKMLGARLILTEGSKGMKGAVQKAEEMVEENSGKFYMPQQFQNPANVKIHESTTGPEIWNDTDGNVDVLVSGVGTGGTITGVSRYFEAVRGKSLYSVAVEPAESPVISQKLQGQELMPGPHKIQGIGAGFIPEILDLELIDEVQQVHSDEALEFARRLPREEGILGGISSGAAVAAAVRLAKREEFQGKTIVVVLPSAAERYLSSALFEGIQT, from the coding sequence ATGACAGCTTATTTTTCCGACAGCATCGAAGCAGTTGGTCGAACACCGCTCGTGAGGCTCAATAAGATAGTCGATCATGCTCGAGCACTGGTGCTTGCCAAAATGGAAGCGAGAAACCCTGCGTTTTCGGTAAAAGACCGGATTGGGGTATCGATGATAAAGGCAGGCGAAGCACAGGGGCTGATTCATGAGGGAATTGAAATTATCGAACCCACGAGTGGTAATACCGGTATTGCTTTGGCCTATGTATGCGCATTACGCGGATATCCTCTCACGCTAACCATGCCTGAAACTATGAGTCTTGAGCGCCGGAAAATCCTGAAGATGCTCGGTGCCCGCCTGATTCTCACCGAAGGATCGAAGGGAATGAAGGGAGCGGTGCAGAAAGCTGAAGAGATGGTAGAGGAAAACTCTGGCAAATTCTACATGCCCCAGCAGTTCCAAAATCCCGCGAATGTTAAAATACATGAATCGACCACCGGACCTGAAATTTGGAACGATACCGATGGCAATGTCGATGTTCTCGTATCCGGAGTAGGAACAGGCGGGACTATTACAGGAGTCTCCCGCTATTTTGAAGCAGTGAGGGGAAAGTCATTGTATTCTGTGGCCGTGGAACCTGCAGAAAGCCCTGTGATAAGCCAAAAGCTCCAGGGTCAGGAACTCATGCCCGGGCCTCACAAAATTCAGGGAATCGGCGCAGGCTTCATTCCTGAGATTCTCGATCTGGAGTTGATTGACGAAGTTCAGCAGGTACACAGCGATGAAGCACTGGAGTTTGCGCGCCGTCTGCCAAGAGAAGAAGGAATTCTCGGGGGTATCTCTTCGGGAGCTGCTGTAGCTGCGGCGGTCAGACTTGCGAAGCGTGAGGAATTTCAAGGTAAGACTATTGTGGTGGTGCTTCCCAGTGCCGCGGAGCGTTACCTTAGTTCGGCTCTTTTTGAAGGAATCCAGACTTGA
- a CDS encoding penicillin-binding protein 1A, with amino-acid sequence MYTGKIDSVRKNALNPNKKLAGSIIGWASETAKAILWLVVGIPILVACGILFGTAGILAGSVSYFSVDLPQVPDLLKYRPKAASLFYAEDGTVIGMFCKEKRFPIKIEEIPVHVIYAFIAAEDVRFFLHHGVDAFGIFRAFLKNAQAGDFNQGGSTITQQVTRNLLLSREKKVSRKIREALLAFRIEKGLRKEQILDIYLNEIYLGKGAYGVEAAARTYFGKRASELTLGEGAFLAALVSNPSRLSKASELTTARSRRDAVLDRMARHGFIDSRNYRMAVAEKLVFRESLPNTYEIAPYFAETVRQYVLQKYGEEKLYTEGLHVWTTCDLKLQEYASGALMRGLRAWESRHKRSPGLVKQLSSSESAAFFKKKSPAALKKGDFIHAMITKVHGQTKNAKLPGTQEYTVALAGNIQVRTQLPSEYRYQVRDVLEFQIVNARSKDRIELKHIDAPAVQGALVCMENNTGYVRALIGGTDFERSPFNRAVQAQRQPGSAFKPFVYAAALETGRYSPYSYVDDGPVSVWLGDSSEWWSPAGGGFYGSMILRTALAASRNAVAVKLLLDVGYEPVTELAGKMGIGTPLVKSPSLALGASEVTLFDLTGAYSVFPNGGLKIQPVLVKKITDRYGNVLEDNTLDPVDISRVVADYGISGSSAQLHAPEAKKAALYRISRDEIRFTKRYVPAIQRRADPIRVLSPQTSYLMVSMMHETCTRGTASAVTKLKRKDLCGKTGTTDGAADAWFVGFNSKYSTGVWVGMDTKVSLGSNEYGARAALPIWMDFMKNTLSQEPQSPYPVPEGIVFRERFYSKHEIAAVDLLEAGPDLARKGEEPQLEENEHAALASYGTEEADRFSFNPGFSVPMAMEKPPASGRSFAEDPFSDPFFSNQSKSVKEPY; translated from the coding sequence TTGTATACAGGGAAAATTGATTCTGTTCGAAAAAATGCATTAAACCCAAACAAAAAACTTGCTGGTTCAATTATTGGATGGGCCTCTGAGACTGCAAAGGCAATTCTCTGGCTCGTTGTCGGGATTCCGATACTGGTCGCCTGCGGCATCCTATTTGGAACTGCAGGTATCCTGGCGGGAAGTGTTTCGTATTTTTCCGTCGATCTTCCACAAGTGCCGGATCTGCTGAAATATCGCCCGAAAGCAGCATCTCTCTTTTACGCTGAGGACGGCACAGTTATTGGAATGTTCTGTAAAGAAAAACGCTTCCCTATCAAAATTGAAGAAATTCCCGTTCACGTGATTTACGCCTTTATTGCGGCTGAAGACGTACGATTCTTTCTGCATCACGGTGTGGATGCATTCGGAATATTCAGAGCATTTCTGAAGAATGCGCAGGCTGGAGATTTCAACCAGGGAGGCAGTACGATAACTCAGCAGGTTACGCGCAATTTGCTCCTCAGCCGAGAGAAAAAGGTCTCACGAAAGATTCGAGAAGCACTCCTGGCCTTTCGCATAGAAAAAGGCCTTCGGAAGGAGCAAATTCTCGACATCTACCTGAATGAGATCTATCTCGGCAAGGGCGCGTACGGGGTCGAGGCAGCGGCTCGAACGTATTTCGGAAAACGAGCATCCGAGCTGACTCTTGGGGAGGGTGCTTTCCTGGCCGCACTGGTATCCAATCCATCGAGGCTCTCTAAAGCCTCGGAATTAACGACTGCCCGGTCCCGGCGTGATGCTGTTCTCGATCGAATGGCTCGGCACGGATTTATCGATTCGCGGAATTATCGCATGGCAGTAGCCGAAAAACTCGTGTTCAGGGAATCTCTGCCGAATACGTACGAAATAGCGCCATATTTTGCCGAGACCGTTCGTCAATACGTTTTGCAAAAATACGGAGAAGAAAAGCTTTACACCGAGGGACTCCATGTCTGGACTACATGCGATCTGAAGCTCCAGGAGTACGCTTCGGGAGCTCTTATGAGGGGATTACGCGCGTGGGAATCGCGTCACAAACGGTCGCCCGGTCTGGTGAAACAGTTGTCGTCTTCCGAATCCGCCGCTTTCTTCAAGAAAAAGAGTCCAGCCGCTCTGAAAAAAGGCGATTTTATCCATGCAATGATCACCAAGGTTCACGGTCAAACCAAGAATGCGAAATTACCGGGTACACAGGAATATACGGTGGCTCTAGCCGGAAATATTCAGGTTCGCACGCAATTACCGTCGGAATACAGGTACCAGGTTCGGGACGTATTGGAATTTCAGATCGTCAATGCTCGGTCGAAGGATCGGATTGAACTGAAGCACATCGATGCCCCGGCTGTCCAGGGAGCTCTCGTGTGTATGGAGAACAACACAGGATACGTTCGTGCGCTTATCGGAGGTACCGATTTTGAACGTTCTCCGTTTAATCGCGCCGTTCAAGCGCAACGGCAGCCCGGTAGTGCATTCAAGCCCTTCGTATACGCCGCTGCATTGGAGACCGGCCGGTACTCACCCTATTCGTACGTGGACGATGGACCGGTTTCCGTCTGGTTAGGCGACTCTTCGGAATGGTGGTCTCCGGCAGGTGGAGGATTTTACGGATCCATGATTTTGCGCACTGCACTTGCAGCCTCCAGGAATGCGGTAGCCGTGAAACTGCTCTTGGATGTAGGCTATGAACCGGTGACAGAATTGGCCGGCAAAATGGGAATCGGAACCCCTCTCGTCAAAAGCCCGTCTCTCGCTCTCGGCGCGTCCGAGGTAACATTGTTCGATCTGACCGGAGCATACTCGGTCTTTCCCAACGGTGGCCTTAAGATCCAACCTGTTCTGGTAAAGAAGATTACGGATCGTTACGGCAATGTGTTGGAAGACAATACCCTCGACCCTGTCGACATCTCACGGGTGGTGGCGGACTATGGAATTTCCGGCTCATCAGCACAATTGCACGCCCCCGAAGCGAAAAAAGCAGCACTTTACCGAATAAGCAGAGATGAAATACGTTTCACAAAACGGTACGTGCCGGCAATACAGCGGCGAGCCGATCCCATTCGAGTCCTGAGTCCTCAAACATCCTACCTGATGGTCAGCATGATGCACGAAACCTGCACACGGGGTACTGCTTCGGCAGTCACGAAGCTGAAAAGAAAAGATCTATGCGGAAAAACAGGGACCACGGATGGTGCGGCAGATGCCTGGTTCGTCGGATTCAACTCCAAGTATTCAACCGGAGTATGGGTGGGCATGGATACGAAAGTATCTCTCGGATCGAATGAATATGGAGCCAGAGCAGCTCTCCCCATTTGGATGGACTTCATGAAGAACACTCTGTCCCAGGAGCCTCAAAGTCCTTATCCTGTTCCGGAGGGGATTGTTTTTCGCGAGAGATTCTACTCAAAGCATGAGATCGCGGCAGTAGACCTCCTTGAAGCCGGTCCGGATCTTGCTCGAAAAGGCGAAGAACCGCAACTCGAGGAGAATGAACATGCGGCTCTAGCCTCCTACGGCACGGAAGAGGCGGATCGTTTTAGTTTCAATCCGGGATTTTCCGTACCAATGGCAATGGAGAAACCTCCCGCGTCCGGGCGATCGTTTGCTGAAGATCCTTTTTCAGACCCGTTTTTTTCCAATCAGAGCAAGTCTGTCAAAGAGCCTTATTGA
- a CDS encoding pentapeptide repeat-containing protein codes for MWFDIINRFTYEHIFEGEAKSLREVVERAIRAGVDLSEANLMRADLVGADLRNAKLARAYLYGADLSGAFLTDADLSDAKMSKANLTNAKLAGSNLLSANLHRALLIGADLSRANLASADLIGANLTDARLTGANLKAAFLTRADFTGADLTDAILTRAETFLTKGMNGEKRLMESASI; via the coding sequence ATGTGGTTTGATATTATAAACAGGTTCACGTACGAACACATCTTTGAAGGTGAAGCCAAGTCTTTGCGTGAAGTGGTCGAGCGTGCCATTCGAGCTGGGGTCGATCTTTCCGAGGCAAATTTGATGAGAGCCGATTTGGTCGGAGCGGATCTGCGCAATGCTAAGCTTGCCAGGGCCTACTTATACGGGGCCGATCTCAGCGGCGCTTTCTTGACTGATGCAGACCTCTCGGACGCAAAGATGTCAAAGGCAAATCTCACGAATGCAAAACTCGCAGGGAGCAATCTCCTGTCAGCGAATTTGCATCGAGCATTGCTGATCGGTGCAGACCTCTCTCGAGCAAACCTTGCGAGCGCAGATCTTATTGGAGCGAACCTGACCGATGCGCGGCTCACAGGCGCCAATCTCAAAGCAGCATTTCTTACTCGAGCCGATTTTACCGGAGCAGATCTTACCGATGCCATACTCACCCGCGCAGAAACGTTTTTGACCAAGGGGATGAATGGAGAAAAACGGCTCATGGAGAGCGCTTCGATTTAG